A genome region from Mycolicibacterium litorale includes the following:
- a CDS encoding ParA family protein, with product MGEGPDGSRAPRGGGRVSRETWPTTPREAPPAAAQDWQNDAVIDTPIGAEAERAVRLLHSATRGGLPRPERQRVFTIANQKGGVGKTTTAVNIAAALALQGLKVLVIDLDPQGNASTALGIEHRPGTASSYEVLIGDIPVQEALQRSPHSERLFCIPATIDLAGAEIELVSMVAREGRLRTALAELKHYDFDYVFIDCPPSLGLLTINALVAAPEVLIPIQCEYYALEGVGQLLRNIEMVKSHLNPELTVSTVILTMYDGRTRLADQVAQDVRAHFGDKVLRTVIPRSVKVSEAPGYGMTILDYDPGSRGAMSYLDASRELAERGAPQAGTR from the coding sequence ATGGGCGAGGGTCCGGACGGATCGAGGGCGCCGCGCGGCGGCGGGCGTGTTTCACGTGAAACATGGCCGACCACGCCGAGGGAAGCCCCGCCCGCGGCCGCACAGGACTGGCAGAACGACGCGGTGATCGACACCCCGATCGGCGCCGAGGCCGAGCGCGCGGTGCGCCTCCTGCACTCGGCCACCCGCGGCGGTCTGCCCCGGCCCGAACGCCAGCGCGTCTTCACCATCGCCAACCAGAAGGGCGGGGTGGGGAAGACGACCACCGCGGTGAACATCGCGGCGGCGCTGGCGCTGCAGGGCCTCAAGGTTCTGGTGATCGATCTCGACCCGCAGGGCAATGCGAGCACGGCGCTCGGTATCGAACACCGGCCCGGGACCGCGTCGTCATATGAGGTGCTGATCGGAGACATCCCGGTGCAGGAGGCGTTGCAGCGGAGCCCGCACAGCGAGCGGCTGTTCTGCATCCCGGCGACCATCGATCTCGCGGGCGCCGAGATCGAACTCGTGAGCATGGTTGCGCGCGAGGGCCGACTGCGGACCGCGCTGGCAGAACTCAAGCACTACGACTTCGACTACGTCTTCATCGACTGCCCGCCGTCCCTCGGACTGCTGACCATCAACGCCTTGGTGGCGGCCCCCGAGGTGCTGATTCCGATCCAGTGCGAGTACTACGCCCTGGAGGGGGTGGGCCAGCTGCTGCGCAACATCGAGATGGTCAAGTCCCATCTCAATCCGGAGCTCACCGTGTCGACCGTGATCCTGACGATGTACGACGGTCGGACCCGCCTGGCCGATCAGGTGGCCCAGGATGTGCGCGCCCACTTCGGCGACAAGGTGCTGCGGACGGTGATCCCCCGCAGCGTGAAGGTCTCCGAGGCCCCCGGTTACGGGATGACGATCCTCGATTACGACCCCGGATCGCGGGGTGCGATGAGCTACCTCGACGCCAGCCGCGAGTTGGCGGAGCGGGGAGCACCCCAGGCCGGCACCCGCTGA
- the rsmG gene encoding 16S rRNA (guanine(527)-N(7))-methyltransferase RsmG gives MKHVAPPPAAEAVFSERLELAERYADFLVTAGVERGLIGPRETDRIWERHVLNSAALGELVEAGERIADIGSGAGLPGIPLALARPDVDVTLIEPMLRRSEFLSEVVDMLGIPVRVVRGRAEEPAVQLEVGEMDVVTSRAVASLDKLATWSMAMLRPGGRMLALKGARSEAEIDENRRVLVRVGAVDVRVVRCGADYVDPPATVVVAERGTAVKGRGRPGRSGRR, from the coding sequence GTGAAACACGTCGCGCCGCCGCCCGCCGCGGAGGCGGTGTTCAGTGAGCGCCTCGAGCTGGCCGAGCGGTACGCCGACTTCCTGGTGACCGCAGGCGTCGAACGCGGCCTGATCGGGCCGCGAGAGACGGACCGGATCTGGGAGCGGCACGTGCTGAACAGTGCCGCGCTCGGGGAGCTCGTGGAGGCGGGGGAGCGGATCGCCGACATCGGCAGCGGCGCCGGGCTACCCGGGATACCGTTGGCGCTGGCGCGTCCGGATGTCGATGTCACGCTGATCGAGCCCATGCTTCGGCGTAGCGAGTTTCTCAGCGAGGTGGTGGACATGCTCGGGATCCCGGTACGGGTGGTCCGCGGCCGCGCCGAGGAGCCGGCGGTCCAGCTCGAGGTGGGGGAGATGGACGTGGTGACATCGCGTGCCGTCGCCTCACTCGACAAGCTGGCGACGTGGAGCATGGCAATGCTGCGTCCGGGTGGACGGATGCTGGCCCTCAAGGGCGCACGTTCCGAGGCGGAGATCGACGAGAACCGGCGAGTGCTCGTCCGGGTTGGCGCGGTCGACGTCCGGGTGGTGAGATGTGGCGCGGACTATGTGGATCCGCCCGCCACCGTGGTCGTGGCAGAACGCGGCACGGCGGTCAAGGGCCGCGGCCGACCGGGGCGATCGGGTAGGAGATGA
- a CDS encoding ParB/RepB/Spo0J family partition protein: protein MTQPSRKRSGLGRGLASLIPTGPNEDGSAAALGGPRMGSAAADVVIGGGPATVPPVAEVGAVYREIDPSAIEPNPRQPRQVFDDEALSELVHSIREFGLMQPIVVRALEPTDAGPRYQLVMGERRWRAAQQAGLTAIPAIVRETADDNLLRDALLENIHRVQLNPLEEAAAYQQLLDEFGVTHDELASRIGRSRPLITNMIRLLRLPIAVQRRVAAGVLSAGHARALLALEGGPERQEELAARIVAEGLSVRATEEAVTLANRSDPAAPPAPRRKPIQMPGLQDVAEQLSTAFDTRVTVSLGKRKGKIVVEFGSVDDLQRIVELMNSAKD, encoded by the coding sequence ATGACGCAGCCCAGTCGTAAGCGGAGCGGCCTCGGCCGCGGCCTGGCCTCCCTCATCCCGACCGGACCCAACGAGGACGGCAGCGCCGCCGCGCTGGGCGGACCGCGCATGGGCAGCGCTGCCGCCGACGTCGTGATCGGCGGCGGGCCGGCGACGGTGCCGCCCGTCGCCGAGGTGGGCGCGGTCTACCGCGAGATCGACCCATCGGCCATCGAACCCAACCCGCGGCAGCCGCGGCAGGTGTTCGACGACGAGGCACTCTCCGAACTCGTGCACTCGATCCGCGAGTTCGGACTCATGCAGCCGATCGTGGTCCGCGCCCTCGAACCCACCGACGCCGGCCCGCGCTACCAACTCGTCATGGGGGAGCGCAGGTGGCGGGCCGCCCAACAGGCGGGCCTCACCGCGATCCCCGCCATCGTGCGCGAGACCGCCGACGACAACCTGCTGCGCGACGCGCTGCTCGAGAACATCCACCGGGTACAGCTCAACCCCCTTGAAGAAGCGGCGGCGTATCAGCAGCTGCTCGACGAGTTCGGGGTCACCCACGATGAACTGGCTTCCCGGATCGGCCGCTCCCGGCCGCTCATCACGAACATGATCCGCCTGCTGCGCCTGCCGATCGCGGTGCAGCGCCGGGTCGCGGCCGGGGTGCTGTCCGCCGGGCATGCCCGTGCCCTGCTCGCGCTCGAGGGGGGTCCGGAGCGGCAGGAGGAACTCGCCGCCCGTATCGTCGCCGAGGGTCTTTCGGTCCGCGCGACGGAGGAGGCGGTCACCCTCGCCAACCGGAGCGACCCGGCCGCCCCGCCGGCGCCGCGGCGCAAGCCGATCCAGATGCCGGGTCTGCAGGACGTTGCTGAGCAGCTGTCGACGGCGTTCGACACCCGCGTCACGGTGAGCCTGGGCAAACGGAAAGGCAAGATCGTCGTCGAGTTCGGGTCGGTGGACGATCTGCAGCGGATTGTCGAGTTGATGAACTCGGCGAAGGACTGA
- a CDS encoding acetyltransferase — MASRITPLRLEAFEQLPKHARRCVFWEVDPSTLSRDDHLSDPEFEKEAWLSMVMLEWGSCGQVAVLCPEAMSDEAAATDPSAEEPCVGYAFYAPPRAVPRAGLFPTGPVSADAVLLTTVGAEQGDEAAGLPHTLLTSVVGDLVRRGVRALEAFGRTEAVTELLDPRAVPAELTPVVETLGDCSVHQCMVEADFLEQVGFTVVSPHRYFPRLRLELEQGLGWKADVEAALERLLESAQLQQPVGAGSAVLSAKQPVSSS, encoded by the coding sequence GTGGCGTCACGAATCACGCCCTTGCGTCTGGAAGCTTTCGAGCAGCTTCCCAAGCACGCACGCCGCTGCGTGTTCTGGGAGGTGGACCCGTCGACGCTGAGCCGTGACGATCACCTGTCCGACCCCGAGTTCGAGAAGGAAGCATGGCTGTCGATGGTCATGCTCGAGTGGGGTTCATGCGGACAGGTGGCGGTGCTGTGTCCGGAGGCGATGAGCGACGAAGCGGCGGCGACCGACCCGTCCGCCGAGGAGCCGTGCGTCGGCTACGCGTTCTACGCGCCGCCGCGGGCGGTACCGCGCGCCGGACTCTTCCCGACCGGGCCGGTGAGCGCGGACGCCGTGCTGCTGACGACGGTGGGGGCGGAGCAGGGTGACGAAGCCGCCGGTCTGCCGCACACCCTGCTGACGTCGGTCGTCGGCGATCTGGTGCGGCGAGGTGTCCGGGCCCTGGAGGCCTTCGGCCGAACCGAGGCGGTGACCGAGCTCCTCGACCCCCGGGCGGTACCCGCGGAACTCACGCCGGTCGTGGAGACCCTCGGTGACTGTTCGGTGCACCAGTGCATGGTCGAGGCCGACTTCCTGGAGCAGGTCGGGTTCACCGTCGTCTCCCCGCACCGCTACTTCCCCCGGTTGCGTCTCGAGCTGGAGCAGGGCCTCGGCTGGAAGGCTGATGTGGAAGCGGCGCTCGAACGTCTTTTGGAGTCAGCGCAACTGCAGCAGCCCGTCGGCGCGGGCAGTGCGGTGTTGTCGGCGAAGCAACCGGTCAGCTCGAGCTGA
- a CDS encoding N-acetylmuramoyl-L-alanine amidase, translating into MSSLRHGDRGAAVTEIRAALSALGLLESADDDLTTGRHVVADYFDDDLDQAVRAFQQHRGLLVDGIVGEATYRALKEASYRLGARTLMHQFGAPMYGDDVATLQARLQDLGFYTGLVDGHFGLQTHHGLTSYQREYGLYPDGICGPETLRSLYFLGSRVTGGSPHAIREEELVRRSGPRLSGKRVIIDPGRGGSDHGLIMNGPQGPISEADILWDLASRLEGRMTAIGMDTFLSRPANRSPSDAERAATANTVGADLMISLRCAAQPGPAANGVASFYFGNSHGSVSTIGRNLADFIQREVVARTGLRDCRTHGRTWDLLRLTRMPTVQVDVGYITNPRDRELLVSNHTRDAVAEGILAAVKRLYLLGKNDRPTGTFTFAELLAHELSVEQAGRLSSS; encoded by the coding sequence ATGTCGAGTCTGCGTCACGGTGATCGCGGGGCCGCGGTCACCGAGATCCGCGCAGCGCTCTCCGCCCTCGGGCTGCTGGAGAGCGCTGACGACGACCTCACGACCGGAAGGCACGTCGTCGCCGACTATTTCGACGATGACCTCGACCAGGCGGTGCGCGCCTTCCAACAGCACCGCGGTCTGCTGGTGGACGGTATCGTCGGCGAAGCCACCTACCGGGCGCTGAAAGAGGCGTCCTACCGTCTGGGTGCGCGCACCCTGATGCATCAGTTCGGCGCCCCGATGTACGGCGACGACGTCGCGACGCTGCAGGCGCGGCTGCAGGACCTGGGTTTCTACACCGGTCTGGTGGACGGCCATTTCGGTCTGCAGACCCACCACGGGCTCACGTCCTACCAACGCGAGTACGGGCTGTACCCCGACGGCATCTGCGGTCCGGAAACCCTGCGCTCGCTGTACTTCCTCGGCTCCCGCGTCACCGGCGGCTCGCCGCACGCGATCCGGGAAGAGGAACTGGTGCGCCGCTCCGGTCCCCGGCTGTCCGGGAAGCGGGTCATCATCGATCCGGGCCGCGGCGGCAGCGACCACGGACTCATCATGAACGGGCCGCAGGGTCCGATCAGCGAAGCAGACATCCTGTGGGACTTGGCCAGTCGCCTCGAAGGCCGCATGACGGCGATCGGCATGGACACCTTTCTGTCCCGGCCGGCCAACCGCAGCCCCTCGGACGCCGAGCGCGCCGCGACCGCGAACACCGTCGGCGCCGACCTGATGATCAGCCTGCGCTGCGCCGCCCAGCCCGGCCCCGCCGCCAACGGCGTGGCGTCGTTCTACTTCGGCAACTCGCACGGCTCGGTGTCGACCATCGGACGCAACCTCGCCGACTTCATCCAGCGAGAGGTCGTCGCGCGCACCGGGTTACGCGACTGCCGCACCCACGGTCGCACGTGGGATCTGCTGCGCCTGACCCGGATGCCCACCGTGCAGGTCGATGTCGGCTACATCACCAACCCGCGCGACCGGGAGTTGCTGGTGTCCAATCACACTCGCGACGCAGTCGCCGAGGGCATCCTCGCCGCGGTCAAGCGCCTGTACCTCCTCGGTAAGAACGACCGTCCCACAGGGACATTCACGTTCGCCGAACTGCTGGCGCACGAACTGTCCGTCGAACAGGCCGGCCGGCTCAGCTCGAGCTGA